A region from the Streptomyces tsukubensis genome encodes:
- a CDS encoding M23 family metallopeptidase has protein sequence MAFARTSGKHRGPSRMTRRSASIAGAATLATTGVIGTLAAPAFASDGDGREQNGDPGTLSAEDTGTLQILAAEQPGTLQPLSASDSLSGQVADQAHAQKQQAVARAQAEAEAKREAEARAEAEREARERAARDAERKRLLNTWTSPVEGSDVTTSYRANSALWSSGTHTGIDFHASTGTKIVSVGAGTVVEAGWGGAYGYNVVIEMRDGSYTQYAHLSSLSVSAGQTVMPGQQIGRAGSTGNSTGAHLHFEVRTGAEYGSDVDPVSYLRGKGVRV, from the coding sequence ATGGCGTTTGCCCGAACCAGTGGGAAGCACCGTGGCCCGAGCCGGATGACGCGCCGCAGCGCGAGCATCGCCGGAGCCGCGACCCTCGCCACCACCGGCGTCATCGGCACCCTCGCCGCCCCCGCGTTCGCCTCCGACGGCGACGGCCGGGAGCAGAACGGCGACCCGGGCACCCTGAGCGCCGAGGACACGGGCACCCTTCAGATCCTCGCCGCCGAGCAGCCCGGCACCCTGCAGCCGCTCTCCGCGTCGGATTCGCTCTCCGGCCAGGTCGCCGACCAGGCCCACGCCCAGAAGCAGCAGGCCGTGGCCCGTGCGCAGGCGGAGGCGGAGGCCAAGCGCGAGGCCGAGGCGCGGGCCGAGGCCGAGCGGGAGGCCCGTGAGCGCGCCGCCCGTGACGCCGAGCGCAAGCGGCTGCTCAACACCTGGACGTCCCCCGTCGAGGGTTCGGACGTCACCACCTCCTACCGGGCCAACAGCGCGCTCTGGTCCTCCGGTACGCACACCGGCATCGACTTCCACGCCTCGACCGGGACGAAGATCGTGTCCGTGGGCGCGGGCACCGTCGTCGAGGCGGGCTGGGGCGGGGCCTACGGCTACAACGTCGTCATCGAGATGCGCGACGGCTCGTACACCCAGTACGCGCATCTGTCGTCGCTCTCCGTCTCCGCCGGGCAGACCGTGATGCCCGGCCAGCAGATCGGCCGCGCGGGCTCCACCGGGAACTCCACCGGGGCGCACCTCCACTTCGAGGTCCGCACCGGCGCGGAGTACGGCTCGGACGTCGACCCGGTCTCGTATCTGCGCGGAAAGGGCGTCAGGGTCTGA
- a CDS encoding M16 family metallopeptidase codes for MGHTATAQAGSGGLTATEHRLANGLRVVLSEDHLTPVAAVCLWYDVGSRHEVKGRTGLAHLFEHLMFQGSKQVQGNGHFELVQGAGGSLNGTTSFERTNYFETMPTHELELALWLEADRMGSLLAALDDESMENQRDVVKNERRQRYDNVPYGTAFEKLTALAYPEGHPYHHTPIGSMADLDAATLEDARAFFRTYYAPNNAVLSVVGDIDPEQTLAWVEKYFGSIPSHDGKQPPRDGALPDVMGRQLREVVEEDVPARALMAAYRLPHDGSRACDAVDVALTVLGGGESSRLHNRLVRRDQTAVAAGFGLLRLAGAPSLGWLDVKTSGGVEVAQIEAAVDEELARFAAEGPTDEEMERAQAQLEREWLDRLGTVAGRADELCRYAVLFGDPQLALTAVRRVLSVTADEVREIAAARLRPDNRAVLVYEPVPGTEGETDGDAEGAAADRNDNDAEEGADQ; via the coding sequence ATGGGTCACACGGCCACAGCGCAGGCCGGTTCTGGCGGCCTGACAGCTACGGAGCACCGCCTGGCCAACGGCCTGCGCGTGGTGCTCTCCGAGGACCACCTGACCCCGGTCGCCGCGGTCTGCCTCTGGTACGACGTGGGCTCGCGCCACGAGGTGAAGGGCCGCACCGGCCTGGCCCACCTCTTCGAGCACCTGATGTTCCAGGGGTCGAAGCAGGTGCAGGGGAACGGCCACTTCGAACTGGTCCAGGGCGCCGGCGGCTCGCTCAACGGCACCACCAGCTTCGAGCGCACCAACTACTTCGAGACCATGCCCACCCATGAGCTGGAGCTGGCGCTCTGGCTGGAGGCGGACCGCATGGGCTCGCTGCTGGCCGCCCTCGACGACGAGTCGATGGAGAACCAGCGGGACGTCGTGAAGAACGAACGCCGCCAGCGGTACGACAACGTTCCGTACGGCACCGCGTTCGAGAAGCTGACCGCCCTCGCCTACCCGGAGGGCCACCCGTACCACCACACGCCCATCGGCTCCATGGCGGATCTCGACGCGGCGACCCTGGAGGACGCCCGCGCCTTCTTCCGCACCTACTACGCGCCGAACAACGCGGTGCTGTCGGTCGTCGGCGACATCGACCCGGAGCAGACCCTCGCCTGGGTCGAGAAGTACTTCGGCTCCATCCCCTCCCACGACGGCAAGCAGCCGCCGCGCGACGGCGCCCTGCCCGACGTCATGGGGCGGCAGCTGCGCGAGGTCGTCGAGGAGGACGTGCCCGCCCGCGCCCTGATGGCCGCCTACCGCCTCCCGCACGACGGCAGCCGCGCATGCGACGCCGTCGACGTCGCCCTGACCGTCCTCGGCGGCGGGGAGTCCTCCCGGCTCCACAACCGCCTGGTGCGCCGGGACCAGACCGCCGTCGCGGCCGGTTTCGGACTGCTGAGGCTGGCCGGGGCGCCGTCGCTGGGCTGGCTGGACGTGAAGACGTCCGGCGGGGTCGAGGTGGCGCAGATCGAAGCCGCCGTCGACGAGGAGCTGGCGCGGTTCGCCGCCGAGGGGCCGACGGACGAGGAGATGGAGCGGGCCCAGGCCCAGCTGGAGCGCGAGTGGCTGGACCGGCTGGGCACGGTCGCGGGCCGCGCCGACGAACTCTGCCGCTACGCGGTCCTCTTCGGCGACCCGCAGCTCGCCCTCACGGCCGTCCGGCGGGTGCTCTCCGTCACCGCCGACGAGGTGCGCGAGATCGCCGCGGCGCGGCTGCGCCCCGACAACCGGGCGGTGCTGGTGTACGAACCGGTGCCCGGCACCGAGGGGGAGACGGACGGGGACGCCGAGGGCGCCGCCGCCGACCGCAACGACAACGACGCAGAAGAGGGGGCGGACCAGTGA
- a CDS encoding M16 family metallopeptidase, translated as MDFHPRPASGEPTPWAFPAPDRGTLPNGLTVLRCHRPGQQVVAVEINLDAPLGAEPDGLDGIATIMARALSEGTDKRSAEEFAAELERCGATLDAHADHPGVRVSLEVPVSRLPKALGLLAEALRAPAFDDGEIKRLVRNRLDEIPHETANPGRRAAKELYRSLFPASLRMSRPRQGTEETVARIDSAGVRAFYEAHVRPATATAVVVGDLTGVDLDALLAETLGTWQGDTVAARAQPEITADDSGRVIIVDRPGAVQTQLLIGRIGADRHDRVWPAQVLGTYCLGGTLTSRLDRVLREEKGYTYGVRAFAQVLCSAPDGSGAALLGISGSVDTPNTGPALEDLWQVLRTLAEGGLTDAERDVAVQNLVGVAPLRYETAASVAGTLADQVEQHLPDDFQGQLYARLAQTGTVEATAAVVSAFPVDRLVTVLVGDASEIAGPVRALGIGEVTVVKG; from the coding sequence ATGGACTTCCACCCCCGGCCCGCCTCCGGGGAGCCCACCCCGTGGGCCTTCCCGGCCCCCGACCGCGGAACGCTGCCCAACGGGCTGACCGTTCTGCGCTGTCACCGCCCCGGCCAGCAGGTCGTGGCCGTGGAGATCAACCTCGACGCCCCGCTCGGCGCCGAGCCCGACGGTCTGGACGGCATCGCCACCATCATGGCCCGGGCTCTGTCCGAGGGCACCGACAAGCGGTCCGCCGAGGAGTTCGCCGCCGAGCTGGAGCGCTGCGGCGCCACCCTCGACGCCCACGCCGACCACCCCGGTGTCCGGGTCTCCCTGGAGGTGCCGGTCTCCCGGCTGCCCAAGGCCCTCGGGCTGCTCGCCGAGGCGCTGCGCGCGCCCGCGTTCGACGACGGCGAGATCAAGCGGCTGGTACGGAACCGGCTGGACGAGATCCCGCACGAGACGGCCAACCCGGGCCGCCGCGCCGCCAAGGAGCTGTACCGCAGCCTCTTCCCGGCGTCGCTGCGGATGTCCCGCCCCCGGCAGGGGACGGAGGAGACGGTGGCCCGGATCGACTCCGCCGGGGTCCGGGCGTTCTACGAGGCCCATGTGCGGCCCGCGACCGCCACGGCGGTCGTCGTCGGCGACCTGACCGGTGTGGACCTCGACGCGCTGCTCGCGGAGACCCTCGGCACCTGGCAGGGCGACACGGTGGCGGCCCGTGCACAGCCGGAGATCACCGCCGACGACAGCGGCCGCGTGATCATCGTGGACCGGCCGGGCGCGGTGCAGACCCAGCTGCTCATCGGCCGGATCGGCGCCGACCGGCACGACCGGGTCTGGCCGGCCCAGGTGCTCGGCACGTACTGCCTCGGCGGCACCCTCACCTCCCGGCTCGACCGGGTGCTCCGCGAGGAGAAGGGGTACACCTACGGCGTCCGGGCCTTCGCGCAGGTGCTGTGCTCCGCCCCGGACGGTTCGGGCGCCGCGCTGCTGGGCATCAGCGGCTCGGTCGACACCCCCAACACCGGCCCGGCGCTGGAGGACCTCTGGCAGGTTCTGCGCACCCTCGCCGAGGGCGGACTGACGGACGCCGAGCGCGATGTCGCCGTACAGAACCTGGTCGGGGTCGCCCCGCTGCGGTACGAGACGGCGGCGTCGGTCGCGGGCACCCTCGCGGACCAGGTGGAGCAGCACCTTCCGGACGACTTCCAGGGGCAGTTGTACGCCCGTCTGGCACAGACCGGGACGGTCGAGGCCACCGCGGCGGTCGTCAGCGCGTTCCCCGTGGACCGGCTGGTGACCGTGCTCGTCGGTGACGCCTCCGAGATCGCCGGGCCCGTCCGGGCGCTGGGCATCGGGGAAGTGACGGTGGTGAAGGGCTGA